TGCCTGGCGCGGTGGGACTACCATCTTCATGCGTGCACTGCTCAGGAGGTACGGAGTAACTGACCGCACAGTGTGGGTCGCTGACTCGTTCGAGGGCCTGCCTGTCCCCGAATCCGCGTCTGATGGGGCAGATCTGAGCGATGTAGAGCACCTGAAGGTCTCGCTGTCACAAGTGAAGTCGAACTTCGCGCGTTTCGATCTGCTCGACGATCAGGTGCGATTCCTCGAGGGCTGGTTCCGCGATACGCTCCCATCGGCGCCAATCGAGCAGCTGGCAATCCTGCGGCTCGACGGAGACCTCTACAGTTCGACCATGGATGCACTGCGCAGTCTCTATCACCGGGTCAGCCCCGGCGGCTATGTAATCGTGGACGACTATTTCTCCTGGGATTCCTGTCGCCGTGCAGTGACTGAGTTCCTGGAGGAGCTGGGGATCCAGCCGGAGATTCACAGGATCGACTGGACCGGTGCCTACTGGCAAGTAGAGCGCTAGCCCGGACTACTCATGCGGCTCTA
The window above is part of the bacterium genome. Proteins encoded here:
- a CDS encoding macrocin O-methyltransferase; its protein translation is NSSSRTETEDSGAPPPNPRSLLNEEEIRRSRVSRSNQSVYGIGADPGAWRGGTTIFMRALLRRYGVTDRTVWVADSFEGLPVPESASDGADLSDVEHLKVSLSQVKSNFARFDLLDDQVRFLEGWFRDTLPSAPIEQLAILRLDGDLYSSTMDALRSLYHRVSPGGYVIVDDYFSWDSCRRAVTEFLEELGIQPEIHRIDWTGAYWQVER